One Paenibacillus urinalis DNA segment encodes these proteins:
- a CDS encoding polymorphic toxin-type HINT domain-containing protein translates to MKKNFKSMISLTIASALLTTTILSPDVIALSNENKSTDTGGSLIAPDEPKRIEVATERDEYSKTYLNSDGSYTTDISPIPIHYYDETIKKWMPIKNELKKEANKIVSDEHPLSVDLQSTFSATNQLLQISEDEYEINLSPVEEELSATAEETPAEVDQNEVVYPEIFENADLKYTLGNDRIKEEIILKERPANLDNPVIYSFSLDLGNLTYKEQENGSILLVDKESGETQYYIEAPMMFDSFRPDGYKEVSGVNSIPEEAISYDIHYDVRSENNQLYLDLVPNQEWLLDQEREYPVTLDPTIVKFQPQYAVTDTNIRSEFPKQTAPTETTLGVGLYKSSTQNNVIRSLLKFNVSSIPQGVDIITADLNLWLAAVSNDTNMNVSLHAINTPWTEYSASWMYADAGKLWSTQGGDFNASQVTTVPVGALTPLDVNYKWSLTPYMVEKWINQPDSNIGFLLKSTSETTNTYKKFISGDDTVNTEYTPLLSVTYTSASRLGLEDYWTFDSVALNSGVNYTNLGTGNNILEYNDFSLTGRGDVKLEFTRTYNSKSKEASPFGYGWSNSGSETLIDAHKTGRVFYTEADGTTHYFEYDSSKGTYSSPPGKYLNLSQQRNDQGAVTGYVITDKYGYRTYFEALESDSEVSIIKARISYEEDLNDNRLTYNYDDQGRLRSIVDPSGRILEFTYNAQGMVDSAIVEGEITKYSYDSNKRLENVDYYETIDTFERTNFQYNDKGLIWKVTDPNGGISEFTYVGEDVIETVKEPYKDSTSVTTYAIDTKNHKAIVTDSKGNIENYFLNAEYAVKSITDAKGQTTSTTYDENLNPLLKTDAKGNVHELQYDEKGNVLKEIDGAGNVKSYTYNNLGRVLTETDERGNRITNIYYPNGRDLKSVTDAKNQVTSYNYDDYGNLIESILPDGTKETYEYDAANNYIEKSIDPKGNTTVEITDSVGNIINKTDGEGNATQFKYNKLNQLTKVIEPDGSTTSYDYDDLGNINKATYPNGETRDYKYNKSGNLENTTDSLGNQYQYDYDTNGNLTKIITPNRDTIVHEYNELNLLVHTRVNNELLFSYHYDVNLNLETVNGNKVYNYDQNNAISNIKDRGSDIQIGYYENGLLKSLEYSNGAAETKIEYGLDNVDQLTELKVNGQVIATYEYNKAGYEVAGTRGNKTTAKIDYDLSKNVTLHRNLKSDDSIISEYQYSYDKNNRIVGINSPRGEIVYTYDNKDQLIQEELADGTFIKYDYDKVGNRTLKEIHKGTEIESIVSLFNSANQLNTVNNKKYNYDSNGNLIENEEYQYVYNKLDQLIEVKSKESNTTIFKASYNEDGKRIRTENSQGVRNYYYNGDDLVQYETDDQGNVIIEYFYDSNKKLVGFNFDEARYYYHSDGQGNIVNITDSNENIVASYEYDAWGNVLSSEGDLANINPYRYKEYRYDSELKLYYLNARYYDANTATFLAKDPMPGSAFEPTTQNGYNYVGNNPVKFVDPSGELRWIFKLGQWIYKAIKSSGKKTPKAVKGCNCFVAGTKVLTENGEKNIEDIEVGDKVLAKDEYNAEGDLAYKEVTGLYQNQRDDIIKLHVGKQIIETTDNHPFWVEDKGWIFADELQVGDKLQKADGSNLVIDKVEFLKLGKPVTVYNFTVADYHTYYVTDLGIWVHNTKCGLDIKKLDDKYLKKQKIDAHDLKREFLGRKAKIAEYDLYSNKKTGEIMIFRKGGKGEGIRTGHYID, encoded by the coding sequence ATGAAAAAGAATTTCAAAAGTATGATATCGCTTACAATTGCCAGCGCATTGTTAACGACCACAATCTTGAGTCCCGATGTCATCGCATTATCCAATGAAAACAAAAGTACTGATACTGGAGGGTCTTTAATCGCACCAGACGAACCAAAAAGAATTGAGGTTGCTACAGAGAGAGATGAATACTCGAAAACATACTTAAACAGTGATGGATCGTATACAACAGATATTTCACCGATTCCTATTCATTACTACGATGAGACCATAAAGAAATGGATGCCTATTAAGAATGAGCTTAAAAAAGAAGCGAACAAGATTGTTTCAGATGAACACCCATTAAGTGTTGACTTACAGAGCACTTTCTCCGCGACCAATCAACTACTACAGATCTCCGAAGATGAGTACGAAATCAACTTAAGCCCAGTCGAAGAAGAGTTATCTGCTACCGCCGAGGAAACACCTGCAGAGGTAGATCAAAATGAAGTGGTGTATCCGGAAATATTTGAAAACGCAGATCTAAAGTACACCCTTGGCAATGACCGTATTAAAGAAGAAATCATTTTGAAAGAGCGTCCAGCAAACTTAGATAATCCAGTAATCTACAGTTTCTCACTAGATCTCGGTAATCTGACCTATAAAGAGCAAGAGAACGGTTCCATTCTGCTGGTAGATAAAGAGTCAGGGGAAACTCAATATTATATTGAAGCTCCTATGATGTTTGATTCATTCCGGCCTGATGGATATAAAGAAGTATCGGGAGTAAACAGCATTCCAGAGGAAGCAATATCCTATGATATTCATTATGATGTCCGCTCCGAAAATAATCAGCTTTACTTGGATCTTGTTCCAAATCAAGAATGGTTGCTTGATCAGGAGCGTGAATATCCTGTAACTCTGGACCCAACAATCGTAAAGTTCCAGCCTCAATATGCTGTAACTGATACGAACATTAGAAGCGAGTTCCCTAAACAAACCGCTCCAACGGAAACTACCCTTGGTGTAGGTCTTTATAAAAGTTCAACTCAAAACAATGTCATTCGATCCTTGTTGAAATTTAATGTAAGTTCTATACCTCAGGGCGTGGATATCATAACCGCAGATTTAAACTTATGGTTAGCTGCTGTGTCCAATGATACTAATATGAATGTTTCATTACATGCCATAAATACTCCTTGGACGGAGTACTCTGCATCTTGGATGTATGCCGATGCAGGCAAGCTTTGGTCGACACAAGGAGGAGATTTTAACGCTTCTCAAGTTACTACCGTTCCTGTGGGGGCGTTAACACCGCTTGACGTCAATTACAAATGGTCGTTAACACCTTACATGGTTGAGAAATGGATCAATCAGCCTGACTCCAATATCGGTTTTCTATTAAAGAGTACGTCAGAAACAACGAATACGTATAAAAAATTCATATCTGGTGATGACACGGTTAACACAGAATATACTCCACTTTTAAGTGTTACCTATACTTCGGCTAGTCGACTGGGTTTAGAAGACTACTGGACCTTCGATAGCGTAGCTTTAAATTCCGGAGTAAATTATACAAATTTAGGGACAGGAAATAATATTCTTGAATACAACGACTTTTCTCTAACTGGAAGAGGAGATGTTAAGCTCGAATTTACAAGGACGTATAATTCCAAATCGAAAGAAGCATCTCCATTTGGATATGGATGGTCAAACAGCGGGTCAGAGACCCTGATTGATGCTCATAAAACAGGTAGGGTCTTTTATACAGAAGCCGATGGCACTACACATTATTTTGAGTACGATTCTAGCAAAGGAACATATAGTTCACCGCCTGGGAAGTATTTGAATCTTAGTCAACAAAGAAATGATCAAGGTGCTGTCACGGGATATGTTATAACAGATAAATATGGCTATCGAACCTACTTTGAGGCACTAGAGAGTGATTCGGAAGTAAGTATCATAAAAGCTCGAATCAGTTATGAAGAAGATTTAAATGATAACCGATTAACTTATAATTATGATGATCAAGGAAGATTAAGAAGTATTGTTGATCCTTCAGGAAGGATTTTGGAATTTACTTATAATGCTCAGGGTATGGTGGATTCTGCTATTGTCGAAGGAGAAATTACAAAATATTCATACGATTCAAACAAGCGTTTGGAGAACGTGGATTATTATGAAACTATCGATACATTTGAAAGAACCAATTTCCAGTACAATGACAAAGGACTAATTTGGAAAGTTACTGATCCAAATGGCGGAATTTCAGAATTCACCTATGTTGGTGAGGATGTAATTGAAACGGTTAAGGAACCTTACAAGGATTCAACAAGTGTAACAACCTATGCTATTGATACAAAAAATCACAAAGCAATTGTTACAGATTCTAAAGGGAATATAGAAAATTATTTTCTTAATGCAGAGTATGCAGTGAAATCAATAACTGATGCTAAAGGACAAACAACTTCTACTACGTATGATGAGAATCTTAATCCTCTTTTGAAAACGGATGCCAAAGGGAATGTACATGAACTGCAGTATGATGAGAAAGGCAATGTCCTAAAAGAAATTGATGGAGCAGGAAATGTAAAATCCTATACCTACAATAATCTTGGACGTGTTCTCACAGAGACCGATGAGAGAGGAAACAGAATAACTAACATCTATTACCCCAATGGAAGAGATTTAAAATCGGTAACTGATGCTAAGAATCAAGTTACTTCTTATAACTATGACGATTATGGAAATTTAATTGAATCTATACTACCTGATGGTACCAAAGAAACTTATGAATATGATGCAGCAAATAATTACATTGAAAAATCTATCGATCCAAAGGGAAATACGACAGTTGAAATAACAGATTCAGTAGGAAACATCATAAACAAAACTGATGGCGAAGGAAATGCCACACAATTTAAATACAATAAACTCAACCAATTGACGAAAGTAATAGAGCCTGACGGAAGCACCACTTCCTACGATTATGATGATCTAGGGAATATAAACAAAGCAACGTATCCCAATGGAGAAACAAGGGACTATAAATACAACAAATCTGGAAACTTAGAAAATACAACTGATTCACTTGGTAACCAATATCAATATGATTACGATACAAACGGAAACCTTACTAAAATAATTACACCAAACAGAGATACAATCGTTCACGAGTATAATGAATTGAATTTACTTGTTCATACAAGAGTGAATAACGAACTCCTCTTCTCCTACCATTATGATGTAAATCTTAATCTCGAGACTGTGAATGGAAATAAGGTCTACAACTATGATCAAAATAATGCAATCTCAAATATTAAGGATAGAGGTTCTGATATTCAAATTGGATATTACGAGAATGGCCTTCTTAAATCACTGGAGTATTCAAACGGAGCTGCTGAAACAAAAATTGAATACGGTTTAGACAATGTTGATCAGTTAACCGAGTTGAAAGTTAATGGACAAGTAATTGCTACTTATGAATATAACAAAGCTGGTTATGAGGTAGCGGGAACAAGAGGTAACAAGACTACAGCAAAAATCGATTATGATTTGTCAAAAAATGTTACTTTGCATCGTAATTTAAAGTCAGATGACTCCATCATCAGTGAGTACCAATACAGCTATGATAAAAACAACCGAATTGTAGGAATTAATTCTCCTAGAGGGGAGATTGTTTATACTTATGATAATAAGGACCAGCTTATTCAGGAAGAGCTTGCAGATGGGACATTTATCAAGTATGACTACGATAAAGTTGGTAATCGTACTTTAAAAGAAATTCATAAAGGAACAGAAATTGAAAGTATAGTATCTTTGTTTAACAGCGCAAACCAATTAAATACTGTGAATAATAAGAAATATAATTATGATAGTAATGGTAATCTTATTGAGAATGAAGAATATCAATATGTTTATAATAAGTTAGACCAACTTATTGAAGTAAAAAGTAAGGAAAGCAATACCACCATCTTTAAGGCTAGTTACAATGAAGATGGTAAACGAATTCGTACAGAGAACAGTCAAGGTGTCCGCAATTATTATTATAATGGTGACGATCTTGTTCAATACGAGACAGACGATCAAGGAAATGTCATTATTGAATATTTCTATGATTCAAATAAAAAGTTAGTTGGGTTTAATTTTGATGAGGCAAGATACTATTACCATTCAGATGGGCAAGGAAATATTGTAAATATTACGGATTCAAATGAGAACATTGTTGCTAGCTACGAATACGATGCTTGGGGGAATGTACTTAGTTCAGAAGGAGATTTAGCGAATATTAATCCTTACCGTTACAAAGAGTATCGATATGATTCAGAACTAAAATTATATTATTTAAATGCTAGATATTATGACGCAAATACAGCTACATTTCTTGCAAAAGATCCTATGCCAGGCTCAGCTTTTGAACCAACTACACAAAATGGATACAACTACGTAGGTAATAACCCGGTCAAATTTGTTGATCCTTCCGGAGAACTTAGGTGGATATTTAAATTAGGCCAGTGGATATATAAAGCAATTAAATCATCTGGCAAAAAAACTCCCAAAGCTGTTAAGGGGTGTAACTGTTTTGTAGCAGGTACCAAGGTTCTTACAGAAAACGGAGAGAAGAATATTGAAGACATTGAAGTCGGTGATAAGGTCCTCGCTAAAGACGAATACAATGCAGAAGGAGATTTGGCCTACAAGGAAGTAACAGGTCTATACCAAAACCAGCGTGACGATATCATTAAATTGCACGTTGGAAAACAAATCATAGAAACAACAGACAACCATCCATTTTGGGTTGAAGACAAAGGCTGGATTTTTGCAGATGAACTTCAAGTAGGAGACAAACTACAAAAAGCAGATGGAAGCAACCTTGTAATAGATAAAGTAGAATTTTTGAAACTTGGAAAACCAGTTACCGTATACAACTTTACGGTTGCTGATTACCATACGTATTATGTAACGGATCTTGGAATCTGGGTCCATAACACTAAATGTGGGCTTGATATTAAAAAATTGGATGATAAATATTTAAAAAAACAAAAAATTGATGCACATGACCTGAAGCGGGAATTTTTAGGTAGAAAAGCTAAGATAGCAGAATATGATCTCTATTCAAATAAGAAAACTGGTGAAATAATGATCTTTAGAAAAGGAGGAAAAGGAGAAGGTATACGAACAGGACACTATATCGACTAA
- a CDS encoding DUF4279 domain-containing protein — translation MNDITTVMAEFAIIGENFTKQNITNQLQIEPTEFYSKGDKIKNRDLYRKETAWSLATEYEESLDINLQLNKLISILNDKKEELLKLKRTYNLFYKFFIVIKIEENETPAIYLDTTTISFANDLGIEFDFDLYIF, via the coding sequence ATGAACGATATAACAACTGTTATGGCTGAGTTCGCAATTATAGGTGAAAATTTTACTAAGCAGAATATAACTAACCAACTGCAAATTGAACCAACAGAATTTTACTCCAAAGGTGACAAAATAAAAAACAGAGACCTTTATAGAAAAGAAACTGCATGGAGTCTAGCTACGGAATATGAGGAGTCCTTGGATATCAATTTACAATTAAATAAGCTAATATCTATTCTGAATGACAAAAAGGAAGAATTACTCAAGTTAAAAAGGACTTATAACTTGTTTTATAAATTTTTTATTGTTATTAAAATTGAAGAAAACGAGACTCCAGCAATATATCTAGATACGACCACAATTTCTTTCGCCAATGATTTAGGAATTGAATTTGACTTTGACCTTTATATCTTTTAA
- a CDS encoding DNA polymerase IV, whose translation MKTKERVIMLADCQSFYASVEKAEHPEYKNRPLVVAGDPERRSGIVLAACPIAKSKGITTAERLGEALAKCPDLVVVKPRMQQYIDVSMKITEIYKSYTDLVEPYSIDEQFLDVSGSLHLFDCTPEELARLIQNHVQEATGVYTRFGISNTKILAKTACDNYAKKNAAGVYTLTKEMLPETLWKRPVSDMFMVGSRMKRHLTVMGLTTIGSVAQTPLSRLKDMMRRKFGKNSDIQAEMYWRIANGIDDSPVRPGTHQDAPKSVGHMMTLPRDYGTIDEIKVVLLELTELVCQRCRTLGLMGNVVSVGCLGADFDRPTGFSRQLKMEDPTNITNQVYQWACKLLDQFWDGFPIRRVGISLSQLSPDNEYQVSMFDSGREKSMALERVTDALKQKYGDTVVMRAVSKTAAGQAVDRSDKIGGHFK comes from the coding sequence ATGAAGACGAAAGAGCGAGTCATTATGTTAGCTGACTGTCAGTCGTTCTATGCCAGTGTTGAAAAGGCAGAGCATCCGGAGTACAAAAATCGGCCGCTCGTTGTAGCCGGTGATCCTGAAAGACGTTCAGGAATCGTATTGGCTGCTTGTCCCATTGCCAAATCTAAAGGAATAACTACTGCTGAAAGACTAGGGGAGGCACTGGCTAAGTGTCCGGACCTTGTGGTCGTTAAACCACGCATGCAGCAATATATTGATGTCTCAATGAAAATCACCGAAATCTACAAGTCTTATACTGATTTGGTGGAGCCGTACAGTATCGATGAACAGTTCTTAGATGTCAGCGGGAGCCTGCACCTATTTGATTGCACACCTGAAGAATTGGCCCGTTTAATACAAAATCATGTCCAAGAAGCAACAGGAGTGTACACCCGATTTGGAATATCCAATACTAAAATACTTGCAAAGACCGCGTGTGATAATTATGCGAAAAAGAATGCTGCAGGAGTCTACACTTTAACCAAAGAGATGCTACCAGAGACGTTATGGAAGCGACCTGTCAGCGACATGTTTATGGTAGGGAGCCGAATGAAACGGCATCTTACAGTAATGGGACTTACTACGATCGGAAGTGTCGCTCAAACGCCATTATCCAGGCTTAAGGATATGATGCGTCGTAAGTTCGGAAAAAATTCTGACATTCAGGCAGAGATGTACTGGAGAATAGCCAACGGGATCGATGATAGTCCAGTGCGCCCTGGCACTCACCAAGATGCACCTAAATCAGTCGGCCATATGATGACCCTGCCCAGAGACTACGGAACCATTGATGAAATTAAGGTTGTTCTGCTGGAGTTGACGGAGCTAGTCTGCCAACGCTGCCGTACACTTGGGTTAATGGGGAACGTAGTGTCAGTAGGATGCTTAGGCGCTGATTTTGACCGGCCTACAGGCTTTTCTAGGCAACTTAAAATGGAAGACCCGACGAATATAACCAATCAAGTTTACCAATGGGCCTGCAAGCTGTTAGATCAATTTTGGGATGGCTTCCCGATTCGTAGGGTGGGTATCAGTTTGTCTCAGCTTTCACCTGATAATGAATACCAAGTATCCATGTTTGACTCCGGTCGTGAGAAATCTATGGCTCTTGAACGAGTTACTGATGCTCTAAAGCAGAAGTACGGGGATACAGTTGTCATGCGCGCTGTTTCCAAAACGGCAGCGGGCCAAGCGGTCGACCGATCTGATAAAATAGGAGGTCACTTCAAATGA
- a CDS encoding YolD-like family protein, with the protein MTTRKKLEGNGLWESSRMMLPEHKEVIIRQQVEENKKTKPILDSQEVELIQLALAESLHQHRRINLQLYDEYKDIHLSGFVVLINAYKREFKFVTNRDEWHWVSVQDIVSVSS; encoded by the coding sequence ATGACAACTCGAAAAAAACTCGAAGGTAACGGATTATGGGAGTCAAGTCGAATGATGCTCCCGGAGCATAAAGAGGTAATAATACGGCAGCAGGTTGAAGAAAACAAAAAAACAAAACCAATTCTAGATTCCCAAGAGGTAGAGCTCATCCAACTCGCACTTGCAGAGTCTCTTCATCAACATCGGCGTATAAATTTGCAATTATATGATGAATATAAAGACATACATCTGAGCGGGTTCGTTGTTTTGATAAATGCTTACAAAAGGGAATTTAAATTTGTCACTAATCGAGATGAATGGCATTGGGTAAGTGTTCAGGACATCGTTTCAGTTAGCTCATAA
- a CDS encoding DnaA N-terminal domain-containing protein: MINKNLKGTQHKLMYYRYRPTGTETPKVRKVDGVEQIYTEKELEKIYITEDNVRKFSLDKHGQPIPYVDGHVTILSNYIFDYWSHFLGAEGVALYAHLKRYCYGDKDYCWPDLKLISLKMNKSRNTIKKFLGTLERYGFVLVFNVQNADMNNMEESPLYKVRKQVPFLPQELYEQLPTELKLDHDKYMQGIVANFDQFLNLNPAVDYLEIYDDVVKHGTVVRKEKSVLQLEKETLNKISLLEQERTDEDTKLWDQVLSGISTTLSRPSFDTWFKNTFAIKRGQVLTVYSPVPFTRDWLRERYKDTILQIVLPFACDISEIHFDCVQLD, translated from the coding sequence ATGATCAACAAGAATCTAAAAGGTACACAACATAAGTTAATGTATTATCGGTATAGGCCAACGGGTACAGAGACACCTAAAGTGAGAAAAGTCGACGGTGTTGAACAAATCTACACCGAAAAAGAATTAGAGAAAATCTATATTACAGAAGATAATGTGCGTAAGTTCAGCTTAGACAAGCACGGGCAGCCTATTCCCTATGTAGATGGTCACGTTACTATTCTGAGCAATTATATCTTTGACTATTGGAGTCATTTTCTCGGTGCTGAGGGTGTGGCTCTATACGCTCATTTGAAACGCTACTGCTATGGGGATAAAGATTACTGCTGGCCAGATCTCAAACTAATTAGCTTGAAAATGAACAAGAGTCGGAATACGATTAAAAAGTTTTTAGGCACTCTTGAGCGATATGGTTTCGTACTTGTCTTCAATGTTCAGAATGCAGACATGAATAATATGGAGGAAAGTCCCCTCTATAAGGTTCGTAAGCAGGTCCCTTTCCTGCCCCAGGAGCTCTATGAGCAGCTTCCGACTGAATTAAAACTTGATCACGATAAGTACATGCAGGGGATTGTTGCGAATTTTGATCAATTTCTCAACCTGAACCCAGCCGTTGACTACTTAGAGATTTATGATGATGTTGTTAAACATGGCACTGTAGTACGTAAAGAAAAATCAGTGCTGCAATTGGAAAAGGAAACACTCAACAAGATAAGCTTACTCGAACAAGAGCGTACCGATGAAGACACAAAGTTATGGGATCAAGTATTAAGTGGAATAAGTACAACTCTTTCCCGTCCTTCTTTCGATACTTGGTTTAAAAATACTTTTGCTATTAAGCGAGGACAAGTGCTTACAGTATACTCTCCAGTCCCCTTTACAAGGGATTGGCTAAGAGAACGGTATAAAGATACGATTTTACAAATTGTCTTGCCTTTTGCCTGCGATATCAGCGAGATACACTTTGATTGTGTACAGTTAGATTAG
- a CDS encoding replication initiation protein, with the protein MKAEQLEFDLEPTSISPEYIVTKSNALIEMPLNLDLQESRVIYTLISLIQPDDEDFKTHFVKVKEFADILDLQEKNFYKKIREVVTGLQRKTLVIRENNGESELVVNWLSASRYHHRKGVVELEFSPQLKPYLLKLKKDFTRYKLANVLVLRSKYSIRMYELLKRYLNFGKRRFTLEQLRNLLEIEPGKLTHYGHLKQRVLLKTQEELAEKTDISFDFEETKVGHKVVAITCYIKQNHRKKLLQKDPDLFEEGVTAISLLTRFGVRKSVAEDLLKTFGEKRVKANIQYVYETKQEASIDNISGYMVKAIREDFVNNGAGYEEEDLYDFETSIPHLNARLRRLIENHQEKMDQAKKSEEKKMRSDMTQAVVDEIHRTLEIRRSRNLRPLDPEDFEQKYVRELYEYLLEHPYV; encoded by the coding sequence ATGAAAGCAGAGCAGTTAGAATTCGACCTAGAACCAACATCTATTTCACCCGAGTACATCGTTACGAAATCAAATGCATTGATCGAAATGCCTCTTAACCTGGACCTGCAGGAATCACGAGTAATCTATACACTTATATCCTTGATTCAACCAGACGATGAGGATTTTAAAACTCATTTTGTTAAAGTGAAAGAATTTGCTGATATTCTAGATCTGCAGGAAAAGAACTTCTATAAGAAAATAAGAGAAGTTGTAACTGGGCTGCAGCGAAAAACACTCGTTATCCGTGAAAATAATGGGGAATCAGAGCTAGTGGTAAACTGGCTTTCCGCGTCTCGTTATCACCATCGGAAAGGTGTAGTTGAATTAGAGTTCTCGCCTCAGTTGAAGCCTTACCTACTGAAGCTTAAGAAGGACTTTACCCGATATAAATTAGCTAACGTTCTGGTCCTTAGAAGTAAATACTCGATTCGGATGTATGAACTGCTGAAACGTTATCTCAATTTTGGAAAGAGAAGGTTCACACTTGAGCAGCTTCGTAACTTACTCGAGATTGAACCAGGCAAATTAACGCATTATGGACACCTAAAGCAGCGGGTACTTTTAAAAACACAAGAGGAGCTGGCTGAGAAGACCGATATTTCTTTTGATTTTGAGGAGACAAAAGTCGGACATAAGGTAGTCGCAATTACTTGTTACATAAAACAAAATCACCGTAAAAAGTTGCTGCAAAAGGATCCTGATTTATTTGAAGAAGGTGTCACAGCGATATCTTTATTGACTCGCTTCGGTGTAAGAAAGTCTGTTGCTGAAGACTTACTTAAAACATTTGGCGAAAAGAGAGTCAAAGCCAATATTCAGTATGTTTATGAGACTAAACAAGAGGCGAGCATTGACAATATAAGCGGTTATATGGTTAAAGCAATCCGGGAGGATTTTGTGAATAACGGAGCAGGATATGAGGAGGAAGATCTTTATGATTTTGAGACATCGATTCCTCATTTGAATGCCCGCTTGCGCCGGCTGATTGAAAATCATCAGGAAAAGATGGATCAGGCGAAAAAGTCTGAAGAGAAAAAAATGCGTAGTGACATGACTCAAGCGGTTGTTGATGAAATTCACAGAACACTTGAAATACGCAGGAGCCGAAATCTTCGGCCACTTGATCCGGAGGATTTTGAGCAGAAGTATGTACGAGAGCTGTATGAATACTTATTGGAGCACCCCTATGTATGA
- a CDS encoding replication initiation protein gives MFFEKFSNNRLKKLTLTEIKILLWLTDLIRWNISPLHQYVIRLSDLSERMNHKNIKYTELKSTFIQLAETEILVQERSLEFEKRLIENIEIPSRSQVISFKMHAAIEILFLRLAKMFNTDEINLLLKAKSTFTIKLYTLVRDSVWNGDIVTIEELREMLDVHDQYPRYANFKARILVPASEEIKSLLGLSINFIEQKSGNRINSLQIQLSRSISHAHLDINQDYFLDQAKLFTKFIDAKLTPDLYSKWLQKGEYAFIVALDYVQTRIGSIRQPVPYLSKLIETENFGQVINGLRPEEYLLIRGFLDPFRNITSVTPQFVIEKEFRQYCEDNGYERNTLQLWLKAKDKIINDIHGFVSNNRKKKHPNHT, from the coding sequence ATGTTTTTTGAAAAGTTCTCAAATAATCGATTAAAGAAACTTACCCTCACTGAAATCAAGATTCTACTTTGGCTTACAGACTTGATTCGTTGGAACATTTCTCCATTGCATCAATATGTCATCAGACTTTCCGATTTATCTGAGAGAATGAACCATAAAAATATTAAATATACAGAGTTAAAATCGACTTTTATCCAACTGGCCGAAACCGAAATCTTAGTGCAAGAGCGGTCTCTAGAATTCGAGAAAAGGTTGATTGAAAATATCGAGATTCCTAGCAGATCCCAAGTAATTAGCTTCAAGATGCATGCTGCCATAGAAATTCTGTTTCTTAGACTCGCCAAAATGTTTAATACCGATGAAATAAACTTACTGCTGAAAGCCAAAAGTACTTTTACTATCAAATTGTATACTCTTGTTCGTGACAGCGTGTGGAACGGTGATATTGTTACTATCGAAGAATTAAGAGAGATGTTAGATGTACATGATCAATACCCACGCTATGCTAACTTTAAAGCAAGGATACTGGTGCCAGCTTCTGAAGAAATTAAATCTCTCCTTGGCTTGTCGATAAATTTCATCGAGCAAAAATCAGGAAATCGAATAAATAGTTTGCAAATCCAACTATCCCGTTCCATCTCGCATGCTCACCTGGATATCAACCAGGACTACTTTTTGGATCAAGCCAAGCTTTTCACAAAGTTCATTGATGCCAAGCTTACTCCGGACCTCTATTCCAAGTGGCTGCAAAAAGGAGAATATGCTTTTATTGTTGCACTTGATTATGTTCAAACTCGAATTGGATCAATCCGGCAGCCGGTGCCGTATTTATCAAAACTTATTGAGACTGAAAACTTTGGACAAGTAATAAACGGACTGAGACCTGAAGAATACCTGCTGATTCGTGGCTTCCTGGATCCCTTCAGGAATATTACCAGTGTGACTCCTCAATTTGTGATAGAAAAGGAATTTAGACAGTACTGCGAAGACAATGGATACGAAAGGAACACTCTTCAGCTTTGGCTCAAGGCTAAGGACAAGATTATCAATGATATCCATGGTTTTGTAAGCAATAATCGAAAGAAAAAGCACCCCAATCATACATAG
- a CDS encoding DUF2750 domain-containing protein, protein MNKKEFEAVINLPSNVRYEYFIKKVADYEEVWGLYDNGWAVTSDPNGNLLLPFWPKKEFAEACAIEDWKNYKAESIDLSGFIEEFLPQLKEDGIKPSIFFNNDDSAVLEVNTLIEDIETELEKY, encoded by the coding sequence ATGAATAAAAAAGAGTTTGAGGCTGTAATTAATTTACCATCAAATGTTCGATACGAATATTTTATAAAAAAAGTAGCTGATTATGAAGAAGTATGGGGGCTGTATGATAACGGATGGGCTGTAACATCAGACCCAAACGGGAATTTATTACTTCCTTTCTGGCCTAAGAAAGAATTTGCAGAGGCATGTGCAATTGAGGATTGGAAGAATTATAAAGCTGAATCTATTGATCTAAGTGGATTTATTGAAGAATTCTTGCCACAATTAAAAGAAGATGGTATCAAACCTTCTATTTTCTTTAATAATGATGATTCAGCCGTGCTGGAAGTTAACACTTTGATCGAGGATATTGAGACTGAATTAGAAAAATATTAA